From a single Bacteroidales bacterium genomic region:
- a CDS encoding RagB/SusD family nutrient uptake outer membrane protein codes for MKRIINLILITTLAGLFVFLYSCKEEFLDKQPTGTAAGEVMKTEDGVEGLLIGAYDMLPGNAYFGGALGTDWTYGDCASDNTYKGTSYGDQSAFNSVERYNTLPANPYMSARWSDCYNGVSRTNDVLNFLWTTQEGDNPISDNRATEIEAEAKFLRAWYHFKATRIFEKIPYVKTEEELGMPPEEVPNDSEGWDEIEADLQYAIDNLPENPPMGDPGRPHKYAAMAVKAHVHMFQNELGEAETLLDDIIGSNKFALVDNYYDNYKATTENNEESIFEIQVSADASSANYLVLTGAVFHQSGAAGLGWGFFQPSQNLFEAFQTTSEGLPVLDKEDRDDLANDMAVASGDSFEPTDHPLDPRVDWTIARRGVDFLGWGIHQGRAWIRSQSNGGPYMTKKYMHLEENDGSYTQWGGFKNARNFRAYRYSHVLLWRAEIAVENNELDYARQLVNKIRERAKNSDYVKGRVTTDELGDQPTEDEINWDEDAANYNIEPYPEDSPVFNSQEEARKAVRLEHRLEFATEGLRYFQLRRWGIAEDVLNDYIQEDVQFRTFMKGASYNSESDDYWPLPQDQLDIQPSLKQDPAYE; via the coding sequence ATGAAGCGAATAATTAATTTAATATTAATCACAACATTAGCAGGATTATTTGTATTCTTGTATTCCTGCAAGGAAGAGTTTCTTGATAAACAACCGACGGGAACAGCAGCTGGAGAGGTTATGAAAACCGAAGATGGTGTTGAAGGTCTTTTGATTGGTGCCTATGACATGCTACCCGGTAATGCATATTTTGGGGGTGCGTTGGGTACCGACTGGACCTATGGAGACTGTGCCTCCGATAATACTTACAAAGGTACTTCTTATGGCGATCAGAGTGCTTTTAATTCTGTAGAGAGGTACAATACACTTCCAGCAAATCCTTATATGTCTGCAAGATGGAGTGACTGTTATAATGGAGTTTCCCGTACCAATGATGTACTAAATTTTTTATGGACAACCCAGGAGGGAGATAATCCAATTTCTGACAACCGGGCTACGGAAATTGAAGCTGAAGCTAAATTTTTAAGAGCTTGGTATCATTTTAAAGCTACCAGAATTTTTGAGAAGATTCCCTATGTCAAAACAGAAGAAGAATTGGGTATGCCCCCTGAGGAGGTACCCAACGATTCCGAGGGATGGGATGAAATAGAAGCTGACCTTCAGTATGCCATCGACAATTTACCGGAAAACCCGCCTATGGGCGATCCGGGACGACCGCATAAATATGCTGCAATGGCTGTTAAAGCCCATGTCCATATGTTTCAGAATGAGCTTGGCGAGGCCGAGACACTGCTAGATGATATTATCGGAAGTAACAAGTTTGCTCTGGTCGATAACTATTACGACAATTATAAAGCTACTACTGAGAATAATGAAGAGTCCATATTTGAGATACAAGTATCAGCAGATGCAAGTAGTGCTAACTATCTTGTCCTAACAGGCGCCGTATTTCATCAATCGGGTGCTGCCGGTTTGGGCTGGGGTTTCTTTCAGCCTTCGCAGAATCTTTTTGAGGCTTTCCAAACAACTTCAGAAGGGTTGCCGGTATTGGACAAGGAAGATCGTGACGATCTGGCCAATGACATGGCTGTAGCCAGTGGTGACTCCTTTGAACCTACTGATCATCCACTTGATCCGCGTGTAGACTGGACTATTGCACGTCGTGGTGTTGATTTTCTTGGTTGGGGCATTCATCAGGGCAGAGCTTGGATTCGTTCTCAATCCAACGGTGGACCATATATGACCAAGAAATACATGCATCTGGAGGAAAATGACGGTTCTTATACCCAGTGGGGAGGATTTAAAAATGCCCGTAATTTTAGAGCCTATCGATATAGCCATGTGTTGCTTTGGAGGGCTGAAATTGCTGTGGAAAACAATGAACTTGATTATGCCCGACAGCTGGTAAATAAGATACGAGAGAGGGCAAAGAACAGCGATTATGTTAAAGGTCGTGTTACTACCGATGAGCTGGGCGATCAACCCACAGAGGACGAAATTAACTGGGATGAAGATGCTGCCAATTACAACATTGAGCCTTATCCTGAAGATTCCCCTGTATTTAATTCACAAGAAGAAGCAAGAAAGGCTGTAAGACTGGAGCATCGCCTTGAGTTCGCCACCGAAGGGCTGCGTTACTTCCAGCTTCGGCGCTGGGGTATTGCTGAAGATGTGCTGAACGATTACATACAAGAAGATGTTCAGTTCAGAACCTTTATGAAGGGCGCTTCCTATAATAGTGAAAGTGACGATTATTGGCCGTTACCGCAGGATCAGCTCGACATTCAGCCATCCTTGAAGCAGGACCCGGCATACGAATAG